A section of the Leptotrichia buccalis C-1013-b genome encodes:
- a CDS encoding N-acetylmuramoyl-L-alanine amidase family protein, with the protein MTKGIKKMLYLVTAGLVMAAPLNAAGNNELICIDPGHQVRGNSGLEEVAPGSSTKKPKVSSGTRGVATKKYEYQLTLEVGLKLRDALQNKGYKVFMVRETNDVDISNKERAIKTNNAGCSLYIRLHADGVDNSSVNGATVLTSSAKNRYTQSVQKSSDKFSRTLLSEYIKATGAKNRGVSYRDDLTGTNWSKVTNTLIELGFMSNPAEDRKMSTPEYQAKMVNGMVNGIEKYLREK; encoded by the coding sequence ATGACAAAGGGAATAAAAAAAATGTTATATTTGGTAACAGCAGGTTTGGTAATGGCAGCTCCATTAAATGCGGCTGGAAACAATGAATTAATTTGTATTGACCCAGGACATCAAGTTAGAGGAAATTCAGGACTTGAGGAAGTTGCACCTGGTTCATCAACGAAAAAGCCAAAAGTTTCATCAGGAACAAGAGGAGTTGCAACAAAAAAATATGAATATCAGCTTACACTGGAAGTTGGATTAAAATTAAGGGACGCATTACAAAACAAAGGTTACAAAGTGTTTATGGTACGTGAAACAAATGATGTAGATATTAGTAACAAGGAACGTGCAATCAAAACAAACAATGCAGGATGCTCATTATACATAAGACTTCATGCCGATGGAGTTGACAATTCTTCAGTAAATGGAGCAACAGTATTAACATCTTCAGCCAAAAACCGTTATACACAAAGCGTTCAAAAATCGAGCGACAAATTTTCACGTACACTTTTATCAGAATATATAAAAGCAACTGGAGCTAAAAATCGTGGAGTTTCATACAGAGATGATTTAACTGGAACAAACTGGTCAAAAGTTACAAATACATTAATCGAATTAGGATTTATGTCAAATCCTGCCGAAGACAGAAAAATGTCAACACCAGAATATCAAGCTAAAATGGTAAATGGAATGGTAAATGGTATTGAAAAATATTTAAGAGAAAAATAG
- a CDS encoding ATP-binding protein has protein sequence MLIEEISNGENEKIEFKENAKTNTYIKTVVAFANGNGGKIVFGVKDNGEIIGVENEFEVMDGIINAISDSCYPMIIPDISLHTLENRTIILVEIEGGKKKPYYLKSKGMQKGTYIRSGATTRIIEEDYVLKELVLEGENKYFDQQVCHEESISDEEIEKFCEWLEKLARKNSETDTKIKKVTRNTLLSWKVLEEKNGEIFPTNAYILLSGKENWEVSRKIQCGVFKGETRSIFVDKREFEGSIITQLEKAYKYVLEKINLSSDIVGIYRVDKYEIPPKSIRELIANAIIHRSYLEPNDIQVALYDNRLEITSPGMLLSGVNVKRMKEGYSKLRNRAIASVFAYINIIEKWGSGIPRIMNELAEYGLEEPEFITFENDFRINIYRKSYNTIQTTQGSTQDKTNTTQTVSQKEKSNIKNLTETDKTIINTIINNPKMSQKQIADNLNWTVNKVKYYMKKFKQKNILRYEGTSQNGKWEIQEERLKYFLK, from the coding sequence ATGTTAATTGAGGAAATATCAAATGGGGAAAATGAAAAAATTGAATTTAAAGAAAATGCTAAAACTAATACATATATAAAAACAGTTGTGGCATTTGCAAATGGAAATGGCGGAAAAATAGTTTTCGGAGTAAAAGATAATGGAGAAATTATTGGAGTTGAAAATGAGTTTGAAGTTATGGATGGAATAATTAATGCAATCTCGGATAGCTGTTATCCAATGATTATACCAGATATAAGTTTGCATACGTTGGAAAATAGAACAATTATTCTTGTGGAAATTGAAGGAGGTAAGAAAAAGCCGTATTATTTGAAGTCAAAAGGGATGCAGAAAGGAACTTATATCAGAAGTGGTGCTACGACTAGAATTATTGAAGAAGATTATGTTTTGAAGGAGTTGGTTTTAGAAGGGGAAAATAAGTATTTTGATCAGCAAGTTTGCCACGAGGAAAGTATTAGTGATGAAGAAATTGAGAAATTTTGTGAATGGCTGGAGAAATTGGCAAGAAAAAATTCTGAAACTGATACAAAAATAAAAAAAGTTACTAGAAATACTTTGTTAAGCTGGAAAGTTCTGGAAGAGAAAAACGGTGAAATTTTTCCAACAAATGCTTATATTTTGTTATCTGGCAAGGAAAACTGGGAAGTTTCACGAAAGATACAGTGTGGTGTATTTAAAGGAGAAACTAGAAGTATATTTGTGGATAAAAGGGAATTTGAAGGATCGATTATTACACAGCTAGAAAAGGCGTATAAATATGTGCTTGAAAAAATAAATTTGAGTTCAGATATTGTTGGAATTTACAGGGTTGACAAATATGAAATCCCGCCTAAATCAATAAGAGAGCTAATCGCAAATGCAATAATTCATCGAAGCTACCTTGAACCAAACGATATTCAAGTCGCACTTTATGATAACAGATTAGAAATTACTTCGCCAGGAATGCTACTTTCAGGAGTAAACGTAAAAAGAATGAAAGAAGGCTATTCCAAACTTCGTAATCGTGCAATTGCGTCAGTTTTTGCATATATAAACATTATAGAAAAATGGGGAAGCGGTATACCGAGAATTATGAATGAATTGGCAGAATACGGACTGGAAGAACCAGAGTTCATAACTTTTGAAAATGATTTTAGGATTAATATTTACAGAAAAAGCTATAATACTATCCAAACTACCCAAGGTAGTACCCAAGATAAAACCAATACTACCCAAACTGTTTCCCAAAAAGAAAAATCTAATATAAAAAATCTTACAGAAACAGACAAAACAATAATAAACACAATAATAAATAATCCTAAAATGTCCCAAAAACAGATAGCTGATAATCTAAATTGGACAGTAAATAAAGTAAAATATTATATGAAAAAGTTTAAACAAAAAAATATTTTAAGATATGAAGGAACAAGTCAAAATGGGAAATGGGAAATTCAGGAAGAAAGGTTAAAATATTTTTTGAAATAA
- the rpsL gene encoding 30S ribosomal protein S12 produces MPTINQLVRFGRSTTEKKKKSPALKGNPQKRGVCVRVYTTTPKKPNSALRKVARVKLVNGIEVTAYIPGIGHNLQEHSIVLLRGGRTKDLPGVRYKIIRGALDTAGVVNRKQGRSRYGAKKG; encoded by the coding sequence ATGCCTACTATTAATCAATTAGTAAGATTTGGTAGAAGTACAACTGAGAAAAAGAAAAAATCACCTGCATTAAAAGGTAATCCACAAAAAAGAGGGGTTTGTGTAAGAGTATATACAACTACACCTAAAAAACCTAACTCAGCCTTAAGAAAGGTAGCAAGGGTTAAATTAGTAAATGGAATTGAAGTTACTGCTTATATTCCAGGAATCGGACACAACTTGCAAGAACATAGTATCGTTCTTTTAAGAGGAGGAAGAACAAAAGATTTGCCAGGGGTTAGATATAAAATAATCAGAGGAGCATTGGATACAGCAGGAGTTGTAAACAGAAAACAAGGTAGATCAAGATACGGAGCGAAAAAAGGGTAA
- the rpsG gene encoding 30S ribosomal protein S7, producing MSRRRRAERRDVLPDSQFNDKVVTKFINGLMKDGKKSLAEHIFYSALQQITEETQEEGIEVFRRAMENVRPQLEVRSRRIGGATYQVPVEVRKERQQTLAIRWLVRYTRERKEYGMVNKLKKELIAAANNEGGSIKKKEDTYKMAEANRAFAHYKW from the coding sequence GTGTCAAGAAGAAGAAGAGCGGAAAGAAGAGATGTATTACCAGATTCTCAATTTAACGATAAAGTAGTAACTAAATTCATTAACGGATTAATGAAAGATGGAAAAAAATCATTAGCTGAGCATATTTTTTATTCAGCATTGCAGCAAATAACTGAAGAAACTCAAGAAGAAGGAATTGAAGTGTTCAGAAGAGCAATGGAAAACGTAAGACCTCAATTGGAAGTAAGATCTAGAAGAATCGGAGGGGCAACTTACCAAGTACCAGTTGAAGTAAGAAAAGAAAGACAGCAAACTCTAGCAATCAGATGGCTAGTTAGATATACAAGAGAAAGAAAAGAATACGGAATGGTAAACAAATTGAAAAAAGAATTGATTGCAGCTGCCAACAATGAAGGTGGATCAATTAAGAAAAAAGAAGATACATATAAAATGGCTGAAGCAAACAGAGCATTCGCACATTATAAATGGTAA